The following is a genomic window from Neodiprion lecontei isolate iyNeoLeco1 chromosome 4, iyNeoLeco1.1, whole genome shotgun sequence.
TGTTAGAATGGATACAAAAAAACGAGGCTCCTGTCTGTCCGTTGACAGTGCCCATCCTTGTGGTTGGCAAAACTGAAATAATAAGGAAAAGTGACTTATAAGTATGGCAGTGATTTTCATATCTAACAATAATTAGAACATTCAAAAGTGTATGCCTGGaactataaattattatacatatgttaGAAATCACTTGAATATTTTAGGATTCTTCCACTTTCTAAGAACTTATTTCAAGTATCAACATGATTAAAGGTTGGTTGGCGATTTTAACGAAACTTCTCACCCATTCTATTCCTTCGATAAAAGGTGTATCTGGCCAGTCTTTTTTGGGAAACCTTTGCAGGATTATCCCATTGCTTATCCCACTCCCTATGGAAATATTCACATTATATACAAGAATATTGAGTATAAACATTTACCAcgataataatgtataaaaaatataccataAACAAGCCAATTTGTTGCATTAAAACTAGAATCACTCTTTGGTACAAGTATTATTATAACAGATGCTCTGTGCTACAAGTTCTTTCATAAATGTTTTACAACCAAATATGAGGGACTTATGACAAATGTGTCACGTAATTCTAAGAATTTTCAAGATGCTAATATATTATTTGCATTTGAATACCTTGCGACAGACCAAAGTGCAAGTTCATTATCGTCAATGACAACAATTAAATTgctgtttgaataaaaatatggtATTAAACAGCTGAAAATACTTCTACGATACTTTTCGAAACAAAACTTGCATGACAGTTGTAccaataatataaaattattgacaTAAATTTAGAGTATTTTTCATAGCTGTACAAACAAAGTATTTGTTTAGGATATAAGTTGAGATACACATTGAGCAACTCATTCATGCATAGATCAAATATGGAAGTAagctataatatattatacatacgtacattcATTCGGTCTCAATTTTTTGTGCAGCATTTTAACTTTGAGTTTGAAATAAGAGGGTGGTTGTAGCAATTGATAAATgagatttatttataatattgaaatggtGACTTACTTTCTTTCTCGTGATCGTAACCGACGACAACAAAGTAGTCGGCCAACCGAGACATTTCGGTGAACTCGTGCGGAGTGGGAGAACTGGAGAACATCCCACATAGAGTTATTTACTTGACATTACGAGGAAAGATTGTATGCAACACCTCGTGAACAACCACCGTCCACTCTGGTGGACCACTTGCTATCCTAGCACATCatgtaaattttctcaactctATAACTAGTTGATGATACTCCAGTGATGCTTCTTATACTTTTACAATGCGATGAGACCAGTTCTATGAAATGTAATTATGTTATGTATATGCGTATGTATATTCGATGAAATATTGTCAGTTGGGTGAAAGAGTGGGACTGTATCAAGTGTCAAAACtgtaacgtgaaaaaaaaacaccgttGCACGTCGTCGACAGTAATTGTCGTACTCGGCTAGTGATTATACATAGCATAATACGTTTGATAAATTCTCATTGTTTTGTAAATCACAATTTGATGCCACACCCTGAAGCTTTAATCCATAACCTTCCAAACTAAAGCGCTACATTAAATTTCAGTTAAACGCCAACTACACCACTAATAAAGAAGTACACAAGTGCGACGTGCTACCGAAAGTATAGAGGGCAGAGAGAAGGAGGATCAACTCGACGTCAACGTCTACGTGTTGATGGATCTGACAGTCGAACAGTACGCGATTTCTCCGCTAGCTGCACGCGAAGCTGTAAGCGACAAGTCAAACGGCAAAAGATGCCTAAAGCGCTTAAAACGTGCTCCGCGAATGCACCCATGACagcaacaagcagcagcaattTAGTAACTTACTAAATGTTGGcagtgttcgaaaattgactgacagtactgtcagcaatctttcatctcttttgcgcATCCAAGTTCGTGAATAGCTCTgactctgtcctagggaattttcagtactgtcagtcaatttacgaacacggccGTTATCACAGTCTAATGATTTGACGCAGCGGCAACAGTGCtcataaataaaatgatgCACTTCAAGCAGCGAAAACTTGCGCCAGAAGTGCTGGTAACTTTTAGTGaattgctgctgctgctactttTTGCTACCCATGAAATGTGTGCACCAAATGCAgccgatgaaaaaatataagtatcatgtatgtatgtaaactATTATGTATACACTCTGAGCATAaggtatacatgcatacagtTCCGCTTTCCACCTGAATTATACTCCATGAAGTCAGTCATAAAATTGGGCGAAATTGTTGTGATTGATTACGTGCACAGACGTATCTGAGCTAGGACACTTGGGATCTATAATCCAAAAATGAGCTCACGCAAATGGCATAAAAAGTGTTTTGTACCTGGATGTTCGTCAAATAGCTTTGACCAGCCTTTGAAAGCATTCATTAAATTGCCACAGGGAACTGCTGTCCGAAAACAATGGGCCGAAGCAGTCGGTAGAACAGGCAAAGATGTTTACTTCAATCATGTATCCAGTGTCTATTGTTGTGGAGATCATTTTAACGTAAGTTAAACTATTAGGCGTAAACATCAAGTAACCAAATCTGTTTTTTACCATATCGACAGAAAGACTATATAAACATACCACCGCTGTATAATCATTGAGGTTATGAGTTCGAAAATAATGTTATTCTTAGACAGAGACAAAATGATGTGGTTATTACTTTTtatagttttgaaaatatgaatatgagtGATACGCATGCTTTACTATTTACATTATActgcaaaatataaaaaattaaaatcactcTTGACTTATCACACACTTGCTCCAAGTCACCTTGATTCCAAGCTCATTATCATTGTGATCGATTGACGACTTGACCactgaaaaatttgttacttCAGGTTCTCTAGAtatccgattttttttttttttgtgtcataCAACATGCTTCTAGTGTAAACAATACTCAACAGCAAATACCAACTCACTTAATTCAAAGcttaaaaaatgtatcattttttattatattaattttttatagcTAGAAGAGGATGCTGAAAACTGGTTGAAGTATAGGATAATGGGGACAAGTATTAAACTGAAAGCTGGGGTGTTGCCACGCATCTCAGACACCGGTGATAAAAATACTTCATTACTAGATGCACCGTGCAAAGCTGAAAAATTAGATAAGGAATACCACAGATTGATGGCAAGTGAGTCACCTGGCCACAGAGATAGTGGAACCATTATTAGTACTAAAAACAGGGATGATTATAATATTGACATTAAAGATGAACCACTTTCAAGGATTGTTAAGAATGAACCAAGAGAGCCTTCCCAAGAAAAAGTACTTGGAGAAGCGTTAATTGGAGATAAACTTGAATTACCTCCAGTTATTGTGAAAACTGAACCAAATGATATTTCTTTAGCGAAAATATTGACGGTAGAAGAACATAGTAGAAGCTATGAAAACGTAATACCAAAGAACAAAACCCTCAGCCACAAAGATATTCAATGTAATATAAGCATCCGGAAGCACATGCGTAGCAAGGCTACACAGGTTGATATGAACATATTGATGTGCTCACGAGGGACTTCTCCCATTATATtcaaacagaaaaaataattaaattaatctCTAACTTGTGGGAACGAGtgagaaatgagaaaagtGATGTAAACAATGTTACAGTTTTCAGGAAAAGGAGAAAAGCatttgactgaaaaatatCACTCAATACAAAAATTGGTTGTCGGTGCAAATAATTATAGAGATATAAGGAGTTGAACTGCTAACTGGAAGAGTGATGCAAGGTGCATTTATCAACTTATTCAAAGAAGTTAAAGAGTAAAATATTGTATCGCATTCAAGTACAAActaatattacaaaatttgtcCAGTACGACTTTTTTATAGATTTTACACCCTTTTACGCTATACTCTATTCGTACAACATCTCAGCAGGCGACTATAATTATACATCTAGTAAAAATTGCGGTGTTATTTTAAGAAAACTGCCAAACTGCCAGAATGCTGTCACGAAACATCGTGCGATATGGGGGTTCTTAATATTTgtgtaattgtaaaaaatgcaTAGAGTAtaccttattattatttactattattattatccgtTGTTTACCCAACGTATGGTCTAGAGTGTTCCTTAATTTGGTCGAttctgaatttattttatctcacCCCAAAAATATGTTCATATTctagaacaaaaaatttctaccgAGTTTGCGCCTTTTCCGATGACGTTAACATGTGGCACCGAGCAATTGGAAATTTAAATGCTAATTACATCGGttttttcgatgttttttgattttatttttttcaatatttaacaTAAAAAATGTTCCAATGTATAATTTTGATGTCCATACTTTTCATAaaatgtaggaaaaaaaagtttagaaGAAGCTCAacgattttgttatttaacGTGGCtaataaatttgtaaagaaAGATGAAAGTATGGAAtatttgacatttttaaaatttgttatattatttattcactatatttaaattattcggTATAAATCAAGAGTTACGATGTATTCTATACAGTACATTGTTTCGAAGTATAAAAGCCAAAAAATTGGGGTAAAATGAGTcgtctaaaaataaattgcgaaCAATTATGATGTTATATgctgtaaataaaattttgattttatatgatgttttaataatataacCAAACATTACACTAAAAATCCACGTTTGGGGTAAAATAATTGgctaaaagaaattttcattgtttgcATTTCTTTCGGTCGATTATTTTGCCCTGCATCAAGATTTGGactttttgcattttttttttaaacgtgtTACGGCAAGCACTCCAGTATGACTATATTTCAGTGGTTCGGCAGCACTTTACGGCAGAATCGGGCATGATTATTGCAAGCTGCTGCCCTGCTGTCCAACACAGGCACACGAGTCTGCTCACTGATTACTTCGCTTCTGACTGATTTCGTAAATGGAAACCTTCTCCGtactgtcaaaaatctttcatctcttttgTGCTGCCGAGTTCGCAAGTAGCTCTACCTTTGTCTAAAAGAATTTCCAATGCTTCTAGCTGATTCGGAAAGCACTTTTAACTGTTAGTTGAAGGTGAGATTTCATGGACAGCAAATAGCAGCAGCAGTTTAGTAACTCATTAGATGTTACTACCGCGTCTATCTAGTGACTTGCCGCAGCAGCATCGCTGGTCATAAAATGTCTTGTATTTGCTACTTCGCTGTTCGGATGAATGAACTTCAAGTAGCAAAAACTTACGCCGAAAGTGCTAGTAACTTTCAGTGAATTGTGATTGCTGCTATTTTTTGCTGCCTATAAAATAAGTCTTAAGTGCATAAATGCCTCAATTTTCTGGCTAACCTGTCTTTGGTCCGAAACGAAGTGTAACTTCGTttttatacgaattatgtgacaatgcaTTCCATCTTTAAACTTTATAAAAGCGGGTTGATTGGGTTATCAAACACCTGCAAACCAGGAAGTAAGAGAGACTTCCTGCCGCAAATGACCAACAAACGATTACTGGTAAAGGAAATTAAATACATTGCAATTTAGGGTGAGGTCCCACGTGCACACGGAACATGGATCACGGAAAGACGGACCGGTAAATGTCCCTCGAGAATGGTAAGTTTCCCACCAGTTGTACTCCGTGTTGTGGATGTACCACATcccgcgaaatttttcagatccGAGCGGAGTGTTTTAATGTATACGTAATCCCTGTCTTCATTAAGAAGACTAAGGAaaatggagaagaaaaatacagatTGATGTTTTTAAAAGACAATTTGTTTGCTCGCAACAAATTTAGACAAGCTCCCAAGACTAATGCCTAACTACAGTCATTCCATTTTTTTGGGGGGGGTGAGGGGGGTTTCCCAATTTTTACAGATAATCCGGAGACTATTGAAGGCTGGTCAAGCGCCGATAACACCAACAAACTATTCCCCACAAGCGGGACACAAAATACAATCACGAGGGGCTGACGTCTTTTGAATTTCCTAGTCGAATTTGTTTCATTAATAATAGCGGTCTTATATACAGGTCTGGAAACTCCTATGCTGGGAGCCACGATTATTCGTATCGCTATAAGATCGCAACGAACCTAATGGCGACTAGTGAACACAAAAATTGCTTCAATAAGCGACATACCCCCCTCCAAGCGAGTTTCCAGACCTGTAGACCATCACACACCAACCACCAAGTAgaacgattaaaaaatttttccgcctAGCCCCTACGGTGAACGAGCGATAAGGAACTTCGTTCCAAAAAATCAACTCACTCGGGTATTAACCAGGGGATAGTAGTATACGGAACTGAGATCGAAGACCGGTTGAATTACTCTCATATTACACTCGTCCTTCCCGATTACACCGTAGGAAAAGCTGGTCGTAGCAACTTTGCGATTAGTCTCTTCTCTCATAGTCCACTCTAGTCTACATTTTTTCCCTGGTCGAAGTAACTGACTGATCGACATCACCATCTCTCAGATTACACAACGTAACATTAGTATTACTTCGTGGATAACACAAAAATTCCTTAGAAAGCAATCGCAAtacgtgtaataatataaaataaacatgAGTATCAAATCAAAATCTTCTATTTACGAGCTTTGTTGTCGTAACCTCAAAATTTCGCGTCACGTTTGAAATAGAAGGAAAAATCTATACAAATTTGAAGAACCTCGATCAACGTATTCTTATCCGTAGAAAAAGGGAAACGGAAAAAGGCGGAGAACAACGCGACAAAATGACTAgtaaaattcagaaatttgaaaatgatattgACGAACTGAATTCTGATGAAAATGAGAGACCTGCTGGTGAAAGATGGGCTCCAGTCGGAGCTAACGATGGCGACGATGATTTTGGAGATGAATTGCGATACAAATATACCCATAGCATGGAAAGGTACGGCAATGACAGAAATGTTCCTGAATCTAATCACTATTTTCACAacttcagattttttttttaatcataataATCATTAATTAATTTGCCTGATAAACAATTGTTGGTTTCTGCAGTGAGATAATATGTTCCAATATACCTAATAAATCCTCAACCAATTAATATCCTCAGCTTTTgatatctatatatttttgtaaatgcTATTCACATTACACAGTGAACCTACATGGGACCGTTTGCAAAATGTGTGCAACATGTATAACTTTGGCGTACTTCGCATGCAATTACTCTGCCATGTGAATATCCACAACAAATGGCTTATGGGATaaacttattttattactgttTCAACTTAATTTTTAATGTCAGATCTATGTATTCAGATGTTTTGCTTAAaagtgaatattttctttgcTTCTACCTGAGAAACTTGGACATAGCAGGAAAGATATCTCTGAAACCTGGAAGACTTCGAGTTCCAAAAGAGACTTTTCAAGATTAGATTTAAGAGATGTATGCTTCTGCgaggatttattttttccaatgttCTTCAGATAACAGCTAAAAAAAGTATTGCTTTCACACGAAACAACCTATTGTGTATCCAAATTTATTTCATGCAAAGGCCCCTCAGAGAGTTCTATACAATGAACTTTATACTTATTTGTCACAATCAACAACCAATTTGAACATGGCAGCCACTGTGAATTTAGTGCACTGTTAGTACTGCAAACAACTATGACTCTTGGTGATTCGATTAGGCACACCAAATTCCAACACATTTTGTACTATAGCATGCTACGACACCTTTTCATAACATGAATCAGATGTAAAATACACAAATACATACGACGTATTCATTTATGAGTCCGAGACAgtgattcaattttctctGTTCATAAAAGTGTATTTAGCATATGTGTTACTGTTTTGACATTAATTTTATGCctaatattgttaattttctaGAAATTTCCTGACTCTAGACACCACGATTTTTCAACCTTAGTTATAATTCCCAAACTGATTTATTGCATGTTCATGAGTGTTTGAATCTGTATTGTAAAGTACTTAATTACCTTTCCACAGCTTGTCATGTGATACAGAAAGACTCAAGATATtggaagaagaacaagaaatgCTCAACTCTTCTTTGATTGCATTAACAACACATTTTGCCCAGGTAAAAACCTTAATCTTATTATTCATTCATGAAATCGAACTGTAGCATTCATGATTTTGAAACCATTTTTTAGATATTCAA
Proteins encoded in this region:
- the LOC107224831 gene encoding uncharacterized protein LOC107224831 isoform X2, encoding MDLTVEQYAISPLAAREAGTAVRKQWAEAVGRTGKDVYFNHVSSVYCCGDHFNLEEDAENWLKYRIMGTSIKLKAGVLPRISDTGDKNTSLLDAPCKAEKLDKEYHRLMASESPGHRDSGTIISTKNRDDYNIDIKDEPLSRIVKNEPREPSQEKVLGEALIGDKLELPPVIVKTEPNDISLAKILTVEEHSRSYENVIPKNKTLSHKDIQCNISIRKHMRSKATQVDMNILMCSRGTSPIIFKQKK
- the LOC107224831 gene encoding uncharacterized protein LOC107224831 isoform X3 is translated as MKCVHQMQPMKKYKYHGTAVRKQWAEAVGRTGKDVYFNHVSSVYCCGDHFNLEEDAENWLKYRIMGTSIKLKAGVLPRISDTGDKNTSLLDAPCKAEKLDKEYHRLMASESPGHRDSGTIISTKNRDDYNIDIKDEPLSRIVKNEPREPSQEKVLGEALIGDKLELPPVIVKTEPNDISLAKILTVEEHSRSYENVIPKNKTLSHKDIQCNISIRKHMRSKATQVDMNILMCSRGTSPIIFKQKK
- the LOC107224831 gene encoding uncharacterized protein LOC107224831 isoform X4; the encoded protein is MYGTAVRKQWAEAVGRTGKDVYFNHVSSVYCCGDHFNLEEDAENWLKYRIMGTSIKLKAGVLPRISDTGDKNTSLLDAPCKAEKLDKEYHRLMASESPGHRDSGTIISTKNRDDYNIDIKDEPLSRIVKNEPREPSQEKVLGEALIGDKLELPPVIVKTEPNDISLAKILTVEEHSRSYENVIPKNKTLSHKDIQCNISIRKHMRSKATQVDMNILMCSRGTSPIIFKQKK
- the LOC107224831 gene encoding uncharacterized protein LOC107224831 isoform X1; the protein is MSSRKWHKKCFVPGCSSNSFDQPLKAFIKLPQGTAVRKQWAEAVGRTGKDVYFNHVSSVYCCGDHFNLEEDAENWLKYRIMGTSIKLKAGVLPRISDTGDKNTSLLDAPCKAEKLDKEYHRLMASESPGHRDSGTIISTKNRDDYNIDIKDEPLSRIVKNEPREPSQEKVLGEALIGDKLELPPVIVKTEPNDISLAKILTVEEHSRSYENVIPKNKTLSHKDIQCNISIRKHMRSKATQVDMNILMCSRGTSPIIFKQKK